In one window of Methanosarcina vacuolata Z-761 DNA:
- a CDS encoding methanogenesis marker 9 domain-containing protein, whose protein sequence is MSDCLFDLHIGYVRFKNPIALAPMAGTVDSAFANQYASNAGLVILGAFNLDKASIAVASALVARGRKEFISDEPMELIKKEIRAVTSGSAVAVNVRSTTLEPLIEAAKIVKEEGAILELNAHCRQPEMLEAGLGEALLHDIPRLSAWIKAIKETGVVLSVKVRANVVNDIELARIIDKAGADIIHVDAEMEGFGTDLDAILNYRDATRLFLIGNNSVKDFEAAKEMFTRGADMVSAARGVLENSGLIQELVENVTSYQQSIGWYNAPKHVCSEGDFRGLAFCCLPVKPCPVHEKFQKLGYTAEEFARTKFDFAKGTMLEYGEDTCFGSLVWCCKITKPCWIRDGVLNTIGLSDSEYMKLKKQLADYVLDHARIPVNESH, encoded by the coding sequence CGATAGTGCTTTTGCCAACCAGTATGCAAGCAATGCCGGGCTGGTAATTCTTGGAGCCTTTAACCTTGATAAGGCTTCAATAGCTGTTGCTTCAGCCCTCGTAGCCCGGGGTAGAAAAGAGTTCATTTCCGATGAACCTATGGAGCTTATAAAAAAGGAAATCCGAGCAGTAACGTCCGGAAGTGCCGTAGCTGTAAATGTCAGGAGTACTACACTTGAACCCCTCATTGAAGCTGCAAAAATTGTCAAAGAAGAAGGAGCAATCCTTGAGTTAAACGCTCACTGCAGACAGCCCGAAATGCTCGAAGCCGGACTGGGAGAAGCTCTTCTCCACGACATTCCAAGGCTTTCGGCGTGGATCAAGGCAATAAAAGAAACCGGAGTTGTGCTTTCAGTAAAAGTAAGGGCAAACGTGGTTAATGATATCGAACTTGCAAGGATTATCGATAAGGCAGGTGCGGATATCATACACGTTGATGCCGAAATGGAAGGTTTCGGTACCGACCTTGATGCAATCCTTAATTACAGGGACGCTACAAGGCTCTTCCTTATCGGAAACAATTCGGTCAAGGACTTTGAGGCAGCAAAGGAGATGTTTACCCGAGGAGCCGATATGGTCTCCGCTGCCAGGGGAGTCCTTGAAAATTCCGGACTTATACAGGAACTGGTGGAAAACGTTACCTCTTACCAGCAGTCAATAGGCTGGTATAATGCTCCTAAGCACGTTTGCAGCGAAGGGGACTTCAGGGGACTGGCTTTCTGCTGCCTGCCTGTAAAACCCTGTCCTGTACATGAAAAGTTCCAAAAACTGGGATATACGGCAGAGGAGTTTGCCAGGACAAAGTTTGACTTTGCGAAAGGCACAATGCTTGAATACGGAGAGGACACGTGCTTTGGAAGCCTTGTATGGTGTTGTAAAATCACCAAACCCTGCTGGATCAGAGACGGAGTGTTAAACACAATTGGGCTCTCTGATTCAGAATACATGAAGCTTAAAAAGCAACTGGCAGATTACGTACTGGATCATGCCAGAATTCCGGTAAATGAATCCCATTAA
- a CDS encoding triphosphoribosyl-dephospho-CoA synthase, translating into MNPINTGFTCQIPGLAENTHISNLIARCAQLAMLLEVSASPKPGNVDREHNYPDTCFEHFVASSVSVYPVLELAARSRNGIGALIRSAVCESSAWQKGGNTHFGAFLLLIPLSMAAGKLWNSCEKTPKLLPDEFEVLAAHAHAFVQATDSEDAVEFYRAFEVAGVRVNSVDEFSLGDPESTSELKAQEVTLYELMDIARGYDLIANEWVTGFGRCLEGAKSITDFMQAQNPGAENSVSNCSGTGINEAIVYTFLKLLSRHRDTFIETKFDKDTADYVSFRAGEILSAWEEASGNAEASGNTTRDFAALLPAVQEFDSELLNKRINPGSTADIIIAGLFIALLGGLRF; encoded by the coding sequence ATGAATCCCATTAATACTGGTTTTACCTGCCAGATACCTGGACTGGCAGAAAACACACATATTTCAAATCTTATTGCCCGTTGTGCCCAGCTAGCTATGCTACTTGAGGTATCAGCCTCTCCAAAGCCAGGAAACGTCGATAGGGAGCATAACTATCCGGATACCTGCTTTGAGCATTTTGTAGCGTCTTCGGTAAGTGTTTACCCTGTTCTCGAACTGGCTGCAAGAAGCAGGAATGGTATAGGTGCACTTATCAGAAGTGCTGTTTGCGAAAGTTCTGCCTGGCAAAAAGGAGGGAATACTCATTTCGGCGCCTTTCTGCTACTTATCCCTCTTTCAATGGCTGCAGGCAAACTCTGGAATTCCTGCGAAAAAACCCCTAAGCTCTTACCAGACGAATTCGAAGTCCTTGCTGCACATGCACATGCATTTGTTCAGGCAACAGATAGTGAGGACGCTGTCGAGTTCTACAGAGCTTTTGAAGTTGCAGGGGTCAGAGTTAACAGTGTGGATGAGTTCAGCCTTGGAGACCCGGAGTCAACATCTGAATTAAAGGCCCAGGAAGTCACCCTTTACGAGCTTATGGATATCGCCAGGGGATATGACCTGATTGCAAATGAATGGGTTACGGGCTTCGGACGCTGCCTTGAGGGAGCAAAAAGCATAACTGATTTCATGCAGGCTCAAAATCCTGGAGCCGAGAATTCAGTTTCGAACTGTTCAGGCACAGGTATCAACGAAGCTATAGTATATACCTTCCTGAAACTGCTGTCCCGGCACAGGGATACTTTCATTGAGACCAAATTCGATAAAGATACTGCGGATTATGTTTCATTCAGGGCAGGCGAGATTCTCTCGGCCTGGGAGGAGGCTTCAGGTAATGCTGAAGCTTCAGGTAATACCACCAGAGACTTTGCAGCTCTGCTCCCTGCTGTACAGGAGTTTGACTCCGAACTTCTCAATAAAAGAATCAACCCGGGTTCAACAGCCGATATCATTATAGCCGGGCTTTTTATTGCCCTTCTGGGGGGCCTGCGCTTTTGA
- a CDS encoding DUF447 domain-containing protein, protein MTGFFTERRKKRSESSSVDSVDLYSFGIKEGISETIISTGLESPNAAPIGIIVKNGRTFVRLFKGTHTWENVSKEKHLAANIVYDPLLFVRSTFFDLEPSEFDHVSVHGISIPILKTALAWVVFECTDLNDTDHALVADLIPVKAGFNEANWKCLPVPNRGFNAVLEATVHATRYQLTGEEKYLELIRHYESLASKCGGENEKKAMKLLYEVLGL, encoded by the coding sequence TTGACCGGATTTTTTACTGAACGCAGAAAAAAAAGAAGCGAATCTTCATCTGTTGACTCTGTCGATTTATATTCCTTTGGGATCAAAGAAGGCATTTCCGAAACAATTATTAGCACCGGTCTGGAATCCCCCAATGCTGCCCCCATCGGAATAATCGTAAAAAACGGAAGGACTTTTGTCCGGCTTTTCAAAGGTACCCACACCTGGGAAAATGTTTCTAAAGAAAAGCACCTTGCCGCAAACATAGTGTACGATCCCTTACTTTTTGTGCGTTCAACTTTTTTCGATCTTGAGCCATCTGAATTTGACCACGTGTCTGTCCACGGGATCAGTATTCCTATCCTGAAAACAGCTTTAGCCTGGGTCGTTTTCGAATGTACTGATCTTAATGATACAGATCATGCTCTTGTGGCCGACCTTATTCCTGTAAAAGCAGGTTTCAATGAAGCTAACTGGAAATGCCTGCCCGTACCTAACAGGGGATTCAACGCAGTGCTTGAGGCTACTGTCCATGCGACCCGCTACCAGCTTACAGGAGAAGAAAAATATCTTGAGCTAATCCGTCACTATGAATCACTGGCTTCCAAATGTGGGGGAGAAAATGAGAAAAAAGCTATGAAGTTGCTTTATGAGGTACTGGGACTGTGA
- a CDS encoding dihydromethanopterin reductase (acceptor) codes for MSFQRIAWGITGAGHFLDRSYQVFKEIKLRNPEVSVNTFVSRAGEEVLRMYGLEQNLVQISGGDYLEEIFRESEQGSSSPKVGRFGLDRYDVLFVTPATSNTVSKIAYGIADSLVTNAVAQAVKGRVLVYIVPVDIEGSIISEMPYNIDRKQCKHCEDCPPRENCPQGAITEKNGLTDQIDLLKCKGCGICKELCPYKAIKGGPVEVLVRDVDMHNVEIVKSLQGITVLESPEKILDFF; via the coding sequence ATGAGCTTTCAGAGAATTGCGTGGGGCATTACAGGTGCCGGGCATTTCCTGGACCGCAGTTATCAGGTCTTTAAGGAAATCAAGCTCAGAAACCCTGAAGTTTCCGTAAACACGTTTGTTTCCAGGGCTGGAGAAGAGGTACTGCGCATGTACGGGCTTGAGCAAAACCTTGTTCAAATCTCCGGCGGGGACTACCTCGAAGAAATCTTCCGGGAAAGCGAGCAGGGTTCGAGTTCTCCTAAGGTCGGACGCTTCGGTCTTGACCGATATGATGTCCTATTTGTCACGCCTGCAACCTCAAATACGGTTTCGAAAATCGCTTATGGGATTGCGGATTCCCTTGTTACCAATGCCGTTGCCCAGGCTGTAAAAGGAAGAGTACTTGTTTATATCGTGCCTGTAGATATTGAAGGTTCAATCATATCCGAAATGCCCTATAATATTGACAGAAAACAGTGTAAGCATTGCGAGGACTGCCCTCCAAGAGAAAACTGCCCTCAGGGTGCAATTACTGAAAAAAACGGTCTAACAGACCAGATCGATCTTCTGAAGTGCAAAGGCTGCGGAATCTGCAAGGAACTCTGCCCCTATAAAGCCATCAAAGGCGGGCCTGTGGAAGTCCTTGTCCGGGATGTGGATATGCACAACGTTGAGATTGTAAAAAGCTTGCAGGGGATTACCGTGCTTGAAAGCCCTGAAAAAATTCTGGATTTCTTTTGA
- a CDS encoding nitroreductase family protein has protein sequence MGVFDTIKDRRSIRTYKDERIPKDKLEKLLEAARLAPSAANRQNWKFIVVGGEEVKKQLVAACNNQSFVGTASNIIAGVGDPSQKWHQVDLAIALEHIVLEAVELGLGTCWIGAFNEDEVKKLLKIPQDKKVVALLTVGVPAESPAARQRKSLEEIIAYDEYLNILPS, from the coding sequence ATGGGTGTATTTGACACAATTAAGGATCGGAGAAGCATAAGGACTTACAAAGACGAGCGCATACCAAAGGATAAGCTAGAGAAACTGCTTGAGGCTGCAAGGCTTGCACCGTCGGCTGCAAACAGGCAGAACTGGAAATTTATTGTTGTCGGGGGTGAGGAAGTCAAAAAACAGCTTGTTGCTGCTTGCAATAATCAGTCATTCGTGGGTACCGCCTCAAACATCATTGCAGGCGTTGGAGATCCCTCCCAAAAATGGCACCAGGTCGACCTTGCCATTGCCCTTGAGCATATTGTCCTGGAGGCTGTCGAGCTAGGGCTGGGCACCTGCTGGATTGGCGCTTTCAACGAAGACGAAGTCAAAAAACTACTCAAGATTCCTCAGGACAAAAAAGTTGTAGCTTTACTGACCGTGGGGGTCCCAGCCGAATCGCCTGCTGCCAGACAAAGGAAATCTCTTGAAGAAATAATCGCTTACGATGAGTATCTTAATATTTTGCCATCTTAA
- a CDS encoding metal-dependent hydrolase, translated as MLGKDHVSITLGTIFPFTIPLIFSENSHPVYAFCLLAATVIGSLIPDADSDEKPKLHYDFKIIYDIMVPLHKLIVFSFSFFNLKEKMNLQYVVEKQHRGIMHSPIGVFISSFVLTLLTAIIGYFIFHGINATLIGFLFLGLISGQFLHLLEDSCTISGINWLFPFGTRELKGSIYTGNKIEGKRDIRPFLYRVSLLFASAILLILHSLGAIDVNESGIYLLIFAFVALIWGLILLTAKTDNDNLWIRDAKKVRELERAVDRIGKQDDVRKRRNPGK; from the coding sequence ATGTTGGGGAAAGATCACGTTTCTATAACACTTGGAACGATATTTCCATTTACGATTCCTCTGATATTTTCAGAGAACTCCCACCCTGTATACGCCTTCTGTTTACTTGCGGCTACTGTCATAGGCTCGCTGATACCTGATGCAGACAGTGACGAAAAGCCCAAGTTACACTATGATTTCAAAATAATTTATGACATTATGGTTCCTCTTCACAAGCTGATAGTTTTTTCTTTCAGTTTCTTTAACTTAAAAGAAAAGATGAATCTTCAATACGTTGTAGAGAAGCAGCATAGAGGCATAATGCATTCGCCTATAGGAGTATTCATAAGCTCCTTTGTACTCACTTTGTTGACAGCAATAATCGGCTATTTTATTTTCCATGGAATAAATGCTACTCTTATAGGTTTCTTATTTTTAGGTTTGATATCTGGCCAATTTTTACATTTACTCGAAGATTCCTGTACGATTTCAGGAATCAATTGGTTATTTCCATTTGGAACCCGTGAGTTAAAAGGTAGTATTTACACAGGCAACAAAATCGAAGGAAAGAGGGATATCAGGCCTTTTTTATACAGAGTTTCCCTGTTATTTGCCTCTGCAATACTGTTGATCCTACATTCACTGGGAGCTATAGATGTAAACGAATCGGGTATTTATCTCCTTATTTTTGCATTTGTTGCTTTGATATGGGGTTTGATACTTCTGACCGCAAAGACTGACAACGATAATCTATGGATACGGGATGCTAAAAAGGTACGGGAATTAGAGAGAGCAGTAGATAGAATAGGGAAGCAAGATGATGTAAGAAAAAGAAGGAACCCTGGGAAGTAA
- a CDS encoding pyridoxamine 5'-phosphate oxidase family protein, whose translation MTSKLMDYFNKQPRIGVLSTSSKDGKVDSAVFGSPQMIDEKTVVVATGKNRTFSNLQENPYAMFLIMEPGEDIMAWKGIRVYLKLKESATSGEMLDMIKSQIAKIAGEEAAKMIYATATFEIIEMRPIVDMGQGWEKSI comes from the coding sequence ATGACGTCAAAATTGATGGACTACTTTAACAAACAACCGAGAATTGGGGTTCTCAGCACATCGAGTAAAGACGGGAAGGTAGATTCGGCTGTCTTCGGCTCACCTCAGATGATCGATGAAAAGACCGTTGTGGTTGCAACTGGTAAGAACCGCACGTTCTCAAACCTTCAGGAAAACCCTTACGCAATGTTCCTGATTATGGAACCGGGAGAAGATATTATGGCATGGAAAGGGATCAGGGTCTATCTGAAGCTGAAGGAATCTGCAACGTCGGGGGAGATGCTTGATATGATCAAAAGCCAGATCGCAAAAATAGCCGGCGAGGAGGCGGCAAAGATGATATACGCAACTGCCACCTTTGAGATTATTGAGATGAGACCTATCGTTGATATGGGACAGGGCTGGGAAAAATCAATCTGA
- a CDS encoding pyridoxamine 5'-phosphate oxidase family protein — protein MASKLMDYFNKQPRTGVLSTASKDGKVDSALFGSPNMIDEKTVVIATGKNRTFSNLQENPYAIYMIMEQDTDWKGIRVYLKLKESATSGEMLDTIKSQIAKMAGEEAAQMMYATVTFEITELRPIVDMGQGWENSI, from the coding sequence ATGGCATCAAAATTGATGGACTATTTTAACAAGCAACCGAGAACTGGAGTTCTCAGCACAGCGAGTAAAGATGGAAAGGTAGATTCAGCTCTTTTCGGCTCACCCAATATGATTGATGAAAAGACCGTTGTAATTGCAACAGGTAAGAACCGCACGTTTTCAAACCTTCAGGAAAACCCTTATGCGATATACATGATAATGGAACAAGATACGGACTGGAAAGGGATCAGGGTTTATCTGAAGCTGAAGGAATCTGCAACGTCAGGGGAGATGCTTGATACGATTAAAAGCCAGATCGCAAAAATGGCCGGGGAGGAGGCCGCCCAGATGATGTATGCAACGGTTACCTTCGAGATCACTGAGCTGAGACCTATCGTTGATATGGGACAGGGCTGGGAGAACTCGATCTGA
- the hdrB gene encoding ferredoxin:CoB-CoM heterodisulfide reductase subunit HdrB, giving the protein MKAIKDIPDSQLLLFKSCMVGQEYPGVETSTCYVFDRLGVDYCINDEQSCCTGIGHYTDIFEGLTTAAIAARNFAVARRCGYPNITCLCSTCYAINKEACETLNTNTEVREKINSIFREKGFDNLVYEKDDMNPRTNFYHAVEILLSKVDKIQEQKKFDFSGVKTASHHACHYYKVKYLDVLGNPENPQLIDNIAAACGADPVRWYEDRTLTCGMGFSQLHLNKSTSLQVTKTKLDSLQRAGVELMLHMCPNCQIQYDRYQPVIEKEFGVKYDMVHMNIAQFVALSMGADPYKVCGFQTHSVPLEGFLEKTGII; this is encoded by the coding sequence TTGAAAGCGATAAAAGATATCCCGGACAGCCAGCTTTTATTATTTAAAAGCTGCATGGTCGGGCAAGAGTACCCAGGAGTGGAAACCTCCACTTGTTATGTCTTTGACAGGCTTGGAGTAGATTACTGTATAAATGATGAGCAGTCATGTTGCACAGGAATAGGCCATTATACTGATATATTTGAAGGACTGACAACAGCAGCCATTGCGGCCCGAAATTTTGCAGTTGCAAGAAGATGCGGCTATCCCAATATAACCTGCCTCTGTTCAACCTGTTATGCCATAAATAAGGAAGCCTGTGAAACCCTGAATACCAATACCGAAGTCCGGGAAAAAATCAACTCTATCTTCCGAGAAAAGGGCTTTGATAATCTTGTTTACGAAAAAGACGATATGAATCCGAGGACAAACTTCTACCATGCAGTAGAGATTCTTTTAAGCAAGGTGGATAAAATCCAGGAGCAGAAGAAATTCGACTTCTCAGGGGTTAAAACTGCATCCCATCACGCCTGCCATTACTATAAAGTTAAATATCTCGATGTCCTCGGAAACCCTGAAAACCCCCAGTTGATAGATAACATAGCCGCAGCCTGCGGAGCCGACCCTGTGCGCTGGTACGAAGACCGGACTCTTACCTGTGGAATGGGCTTTTCCCAGCTTCACCTTAACAAAAGTACCTCGCTTCAGGTGACAAAGACAAAACTCGACAGCCTTCAAAGAGCAGGCGTAGAGCTTATGCTTCACATGTGCCCGAATTGCCAGATCCAGTATGACCGCTACCAGCCGGTTATCGAAAAGGAGTTTGGCGTAAAATATGATATGGTGCACATGAACATTGCCCAGTTCGTAGCCCTTTCAATGGGCGCTGACCCTTACAAGGTGTGCGGCTTCCAGACTCACTCCGTGCCTCTTGAAGGGTTTCTGGAAAAGACCGGCATAATCTAA
- the hdrC gene encoding ferredoxin:CoB-CoM heterodisulfide reductase subunit HdrC, translating into MIPYVNEYDTPECKTLAETAKKSIRTPVSLGLDRCIQCGACTASCPAARFTDYSPRQIIKKVLENDRSVLESEMIWSCFYCYSCNVRCPRNNSPVTIVQVLRQMAINEGIGVEKLAYFLEIGEYLAENGASKVPGAGVKNMERDLGERWISFKKDLESIRTELGLSSKDVRNTHGEVQSILEATGYFEREKWIKAKIQEKLLHQLLENQCIKRENRSGDFGFESDKRYPGQPAFII; encoded by the coding sequence ATGATTCCATATGTAAACGAATACGATACCCCGGAATGTAAAACCCTTGCAGAAACCGCAAAGAAAAGCATCCGGACACCTGTTTCTCTGGGGCTTGACCGCTGCATCCAGTGCGGAGCCTGCACAGCTTCCTGTCCTGCAGCCCGCTTTACGGATTACAGCCCGCGCCAGATTATAAAAAAAGTGCTGGAAAATGACCGCAGTGTGCTTGAGTCTGAAATGATCTGGTCCTGCTTCTACTGTTATTCCTGCAATGTGCGCTGTCCCAGAAATAATAGCCCTGTAACAATCGTACAGGTACTCAGGCAGATGGCTATTAACGAGGGTATCGGAGTTGAAAAGCTGGCCTACTTCCTTGAGATCGGAGAATATCTTGCAGAAAACGGAGCTAGCAAGGTCCCGGGGGCTGGAGTTAAAAATATGGAAAGAGACCTCGGAGAACGCTGGATCAGTTTCAAAAAGGATCTTGAGTCAATCCGGACTGAACTGGGGTTGAGTTCAAAGGATGTCAGGAACACCCATGGGGAAGTTCAGTCTATTCTTGAGGCCACAGGCTATTTTGAAAGGGAAAAATGGATCAAAGCAAAAATACAGGAAAAACTTTTGCATCAGCTCCTGGAGAACCAGTGCATCAAGAGAGAAAACAGAAGCGGAGATTTCGGCTTTGAAAGCGATAAAAGATATCCCGGACAGCCAGCTTTTATTATTTAA
- the hdrA gene encoding ferredoxin:CoB-CoM heterodisulfide reductase subunit HdrA, which yields MNAALDKTAVFICHCSGNISERIDINSLKKTLKAEGVPVFDYEYLCSREGQTLIKNKILEGNLDRIVIGSCTPSKHGTLFKKCIQEAGLNRAMLEIANLREQCAWVHPDKAGATEKALSLLRGKINRLENHEPLEELKVNIVPQALVIGGGIAGITAAVNLADNGISTYLVEKDSSIGGNMAKIGKVFSPDKLAEECAMCSLSPLMNEVVANPKINLLTWTEVERLSGSAGNFTVRLRKKPRYVHDNCTGCGRCSRICPVLVENEFNCGYIDKKAISLRFSQSVPKIYCIDPDHCLQFKGETCGKCAEVCKSGAIDFSQKEEIIELNVGAVIVATGFEEYDASQKPQYGYGIFKNVMTQMELARMLGINGPTKGGLVRPSDFSLDPDAVSSTGTCGSKISSENSSENFSDNFSENVPGTPKRIVMIQCVGSRDEKESGNRYCSRYCCMAALKHSNLIMKKYPGTEVTICYVDLRALGFYENYYRAVQDMGVRFVRGRPAEIVEKPDKSLLVRLEDTLNQKITELPADLVVLSAAMVPSKGTRKIASILNISQDESGFIKERHSKLRPVDSSLDGIFVCGTAQSPKDVTDTISQAGLASVRARAFIADSPKALVNEIPTINQLLCNQCKECLKCPFEAFSLNENGKIIVDPLVCTGCGYCTELCQNGAIQIEGFTKSQLKAEVEGVAKEGDLLGFVNSGIASLTCDNIGNSALTYPSNVKLIKVPTNLVVDKDLLLHAFKNGVSAVLFIEDPPDSPKAEIIYPLTVSHFEKLKKELGDSGNRLYFKKAYVPNTRGLAGTFTSLAKEGEMIK from the coding sequence GCCCTGGACAAAACCGCTGTATTTATCTGCCATTGCAGTGGGAACATTTCCGAACGTATTGATATTAATTCACTTAAGAAAACCCTTAAGGCAGAAGGGGTCCCGGTCTTTGATTATGAGTATCTCTGTTCAAGAGAGGGACAGACACTTATTAAAAATAAGATTTTGGAAGGGAACCTTGACCGGATAGTAATAGGTTCGTGCACACCCTCCAAACACGGCACTCTCTTTAAAAAGTGTATTCAGGAAGCAGGCTTAAATCGGGCAATGCTTGAAATCGCAAATCTAAGGGAGCAGTGTGCCTGGGTGCATCCGGACAAAGCCGGAGCGACTGAAAAAGCTCTTTCACTTCTTCGGGGAAAAATTAACCGCCTGGAAAATCATGAGCCACTTGAAGAACTAAAAGTAAATATCGTTCCGCAGGCCCTCGTTATTGGTGGAGGAATTGCAGGGATAACTGCGGCAGTTAACCTTGCAGATAACGGAATTTCCACTTACCTGGTCGAAAAAGATTCCAGTATAGGTGGAAATATGGCAAAAATCGGCAAAGTTTTTTCTCCTGACAAGCTTGCGGAAGAGTGTGCGATGTGCTCGCTAAGCCCGCTGATGAATGAGGTAGTAGCTAACCCGAAAATAAACCTTTTAACCTGGACTGAGGTGGAACGTTTAAGCGGAAGTGCCGGCAACTTCACAGTTAGGCTAAGGAAAAAACCGAGATACGTACATGATAACTGTACAGGCTGTGGCCGATGCAGCCGCATCTGTCCGGTCCTGGTTGAAAACGAGTTCAACTGCGGGTACATAGACAAAAAGGCAATTTCCCTGCGTTTTTCCCAATCCGTTCCAAAAATCTACTGCATAGACCCTGACCACTGTCTGCAATTCAAGGGCGAGACTTGCGGAAAATGTGCAGAGGTCTGTAAATCTGGAGCGATTGACTTTTCACAGAAGGAAGAGATCATTGAACTCAATGTAGGTGCAGTTATTGTTGCTACCGGGTTTGAGGAGTATGACGCATCCCAGAAACCCCAGTACGGGTATGGAATTTTCAAAAATGTTATGACTCAAATGGAACTTGCCAGAATGCTTGGGATTAATGGCCCTACAAAAGGTGGATTGGTCAGGCCTTCTGATTTCAGCCTGGACCCTGATGCTGTCAGCTCAACAGGCACCTGCGGTAGTAAAATCTCCTCAGAGAATTCTTCAGAGAATTTTTCAGATAATTTTTCAGAGAACGTTCCGGGAACTCCTAAAAGGATAGTTATGATCCAGTGTGTGGGCTCAAGGGACGAAAAAGAAAGTGGAAACCGCTATTGTTCAAGGTATTGCTGCATGGCAGCCTTAAAACACTCTAACCTGATAATGAAAAAATATCCAGGTACGGAGGTCACGATCTGTTATGTCGATTTGCGGGCTCTTGGCTTTTACGAAAACTACTATCGCGCAGTCCAGGATATGGGAGTTAGATTTGTAAGGGGAAGACCTGCCGAAATTGTCGAGAAACCGGATAAAAGCCTTCTTGTCAGACTCGAAGATACCCTTAACCAGAAAATAACAGAGCTGCCTGCTGATCTCGTTGTACTCTCTGCGGCCATGGTCCCTTCAAAGGGAACCCGAAAAATTGCCAGTATACTGAATATCAGCCAGGATGAAAGCGGCTTTATCAAGGAAAGGCACTCGAAACTGAGGCCTGTAGACAGCTCACTGGACGGGATCTTTGTCTGTGGCACTGCCCAGAGCCCTAAGGATGTTACAGATACTATTTCCCAGGCAGGACTTGCATCTGTAAGAGCAAGGGCCTTTATTGCCGACAGCCCAAAAGCCCTGGTAAACGAAATTCCAACTATCAACCAGCTTCTCTGTAATCAGTGTAAGGAATGTCTCAAGTGCCCGTTCGAGGCTTTTTCCTTGAATGAGAATGGAAAGATTATCGTAGACCCGCTTGTCTGTACAGGGTGCGGATACTGTACTGAACTCTGTCAGAACGGAGCTATTCAGATTGAAGGCTTTACAAAAAGCCAGCTAAAAGCCGAAGTTGAAGGGGTAGCCAAAGAAGGAGACCTGCTGGGCTTTGTAAACAGCGGGATCGCGTCCTTAACCTGCGACAATATAGGAAATAGTGCACTGACCTATCCTTCAAATGTCAAGTTAATCAAAGTACCCACAAACCTCGTGGTTGATAAAGACCTGTTACTTCACGCCTTCAAAAACGGGGTATCGGCTGTCCTTTTTATAGAGGACCCTCCAGACAGCCCAAAAGCTGAGATTATATATCCTCTAACTGTCAGCCATTTCGAGAAATTGAAGAAAGAACTTGGAGATTCAGGAAACCGGCTCTATTTCAAAAAAGCTTATGTTCCAAACACAAGAGGGCTTGCAGGCACTTTTACCAGCCTTGCCAAGGAAGGAGAGATGATCAAATGA